In Legionella lytica, one genomic interval encodes:
- a CDS encoding NAD-dependent malic enzyme, whose protein sequence is MLDFKLQRDEHTGEQYLETSLCGKPLLTTPQLNKGTAFTHEERRAFGLLGKLPHRVETLDEQVKRAYLQYSSYTTRLQQNIYLNNLHDKNQILFYKLLHRHLGEMLPTIYTPIVGTAVKRFSHEYRQPRGLYIAHSDKNLIDEIIGNRSNPEIDVIVVTDGEGVLGIGDQGIGGMDIPVAKLMVYCLCGGINPVRTLPVFLDVGTNNQDLLNDPLYLGCRHPRISGAAYDEFIASFVEAIHKHFPNAFLHWEDFGRGNARRILDQFQDELCTFNDDIQGTGAVTLAALMSACNVTGTKLQDQRIVVFGAGSAGTGISDQIVDAMIREGLSEEEVYNRFWLIDRQGLLLNNDAELTGAQKPYARDPNEIAQWHTKKQNPSLTDTVRHVKPTILIGCSAQAGAFSQDIIEIMTQTCERPIIFPLSNPDEKCEAKPEDILAWSQGKALIATGTAFPAIEYQNRMVQIAQCNNALVFPGIGLGVLAVDASKLTEDMILASAEALCRFAPSKKDSFLPLLPSLDDAQTVAKEIAIAVAKSAIASGHAQKNQAEDLEKLISDMFWMPRYLPFKKI, encoded by the coding sequence ATGTTAGATTTTAAATTACAACGTGATGAACATACTGGAGAACAATATTTAGAAACCTCTTTGTGCGGAAAACCGTTACTGACAACGCCCCAATTAAATAAAGGCACCGCATTTACCCATGAAGAGCGAAGAGCGTTTGGTTTATTAGGTAAACTTCCACATCGGGTAGAAACGCTCGATGAACAAGTCAAGCGTGCGTATTTACAATATTCTAGCTACACTACAAGACTACAGCAGAATATTTATCTAAATAACTTACACGATAAAAATCAGATCTTATTTTATAAATTATTGCATCGCCACTTAGGTGAAATGTTGCCAACCATTTATACCCCTATTGTTGGCACTGCAGTAAAGCGTTTCAGTCATGAATACAGACAACCCAGAGGCTTGTATATTGCTCATTCAGATAAAAACTTAATTGATGAAATCATCGGTAATCGCTCTAATCCAGAAATTGATGTGATTGTGGTCACTGATGGTGAAGGAGTTTTAGGCATTGGTGATCAGGGTATTGGTGGCATGGATATCCCTGTAGCCAAGCTAATGGTTTATTGCTTATGTGGTGGTATTAATCCTGTACGCACTCTCCCAGTTTTCCTTGATGTAGGCACCAATAACCAGGACTTATTGAATGACCCATTATATCTGGGTTGCCGCCATCCACGAATTAGTGGTGCTGCTTATGATGAGTTTATTGCGAGCTTTGTCGAAGCCATTCATAAACACTTCCCTAATGCCTTTTTACATTGGGAAGATTTTGGTCGCGGTAATGCCCGCCGTATTCTGGATCAATTCCAAGATGAGCTATGTACCTTTAATGATGACATCCAGGGTACTGGAGCCGTTACTTTAGCAGCCCTCATGTCTGCATGTAATGTCACAGGAACCAAACTTCAAGATCAGCGTATTGTTGTTTTTGGTGCGGGCTCTGCAGGAACAGGCATCAGTGATCAAATTGTCGACGCGATGATTCGTGAAGGTTTAAGTGAAGAAGAAGTATATAACCGTTTTTGGCTAATTGATAGGCAAGGTCTATTGCTTAATAACGATGCCGAGCTTACTGGAGCACAAAAACCTTATGCCCGCGATCCCAATGAGATAGCCCAATGGCATACTAAGAAACAGAACCCTTCTCTCACGGATACAGTAAGGCATGTTAAACCCACAATTCTTATTGGTTGTTCTGCTCAAGCAGGTGCTTTTTCACAAGACATTATTGAAATAATGACCCAGACCTGTGAACGCCCTATTATTTTCCCATTATCAAATCCGGATGAAAAATGTGAGGCAAAACCTGAAGATATTTTAGCTTGGAGCCAAGGAAAAGCGTTAATAGCAACAGGAACCGCATTTCCTGCAATTGAGTATCAAAATCGTATGGTGCAAATTGCCCAATGCAATAATGCCTTAGTATTTCCAGGTATTGGTCTGGGAGTATTAGCGGTTGACGCATCAAAATTGACTGAAGATATGATTCTTGCTTCTGCAGAAGCCTTGTGCCGGTTTGCTCCAAGCAAGAAAGATAGTTTCTTACCATTACTGCCCTCTTTAGATGATGCACAAACAGTGGCTAAAGAAATTGCTATTGCCGTAGCTAAATCCGCAATAGCTTCAGGTCATGCTCAAAAGAATCAAGCGGAAGATTTGGAAAAATTAATTTCGGATATGTTTTGGATGCCTAGGTATTTACCTTTTAAGAAAATATAA
- the surE gene encoding 5'/3'-nucleotidase SurE has translation MKVLISNDDGVHAPGITILAKELSTFVDIDVVAPDRNRSGASNSLSLSRPLKVKQLENGYYSVEGTPTDCVHLALTGFLSQVFDMVVSGINDGANLGDDVLYSGTVAAAMEGRYLGLPAIAMSMVGDTIKHYETGAYIAKQLVGKLSTHSLPSQTILNVNVPDLPIEQIKGLQVTRLGTRHGAQPLVKDQDPRGRPIYWIGLPGEAADCGPGTDFCAVKEGYVSITPLHLDMTNYKMFDQLSSWLTGVNLIL, from the coding sequence ATGAAAGTACTAATAAGCAATGATGATGGGGTGCATGCTCCAGGAATTACTATTTTAGCTAAAGAGTTATCGACTTTTGTGGATATAGACGTCGTAGCCCCTGACCGCAATCGCAGTGGAGCCAGTAATTCTTTAAGTTTGAGCCGCCCATTGAAAGTAAAGCAATTAGAGAATGGGTATTATAGCGTTGAAGGCACACCGACTGATTGCGTACATTTGGCGTTAACAGGGTTTTTAAGCCAAGTTTTTGATATGGTTGTTTCAGGAATCAATGATGGCGCTAACTTAGGTGATGACGTTCTTTATTCGGGAACCGTAGCTGCTGCAATGGAAGGGCGTTATTTAGGTTTGCCTGCAATCGCTATGTCTATGGTTGGTGACACGATTAAACATTATGAAACAGGTGCCTATATTGCCAAGCAATTGGTGGGAAAATTAAGCACCCATAGTTTGCCCTCACAAACAATTTTAAATGTGAATGTTCCTGATTTACCTATTGAGCAAATTAAAGGGTTACAAGTTACTCGTTTAGGGACTCGCCATGGTGCGCAGCCTTTAGTAAAAGATCAAGATCCTCGAGGACGTCCTATTTATTGGATTGGATTGCCAGGAGAAGCTGCTGATTGTGGTCCTGGAACTGATTTTTGTGCGGTTAAGGAAGGCTATGTTTCTATAACGCCCTTACATTTGGATATGACCAACTATAAAATGTTTGATCAATTATCCAGTTGGTTAACTGGCGTTAATTTGATACTTTAG
- a CDS encoding peptidoglycan DD-metalloendopeptidase family protein, producing MILTFCKRSLCLFLAIALVGCGSNLAPVTESKWRPYSRYQGTHIVQRGETLFAIAFRYDTDYRSLARLNHISPPYSLRVGQVLNVRGGARRVPVQRRVSQFKQYRPAPIVVPRVIHSPTRRYARSASGWLWPVSGRVVTSFIPAQGKKGINIACKSGEKVIAASGGTVAYAGSGLSGYGNLIIIKHNNEFLTAYGNNARIMVSEGQHVNAGQVIAIAGVIDRKYTGVHFEIRKAGIPVNPLNYLQKG from the coding sequence ATGATACTGACATTTTGCAAAAGATCTTTATGTCTTTTTCTGGCAATCGCACTTGTAGGTTGTGGTTCCAATTTAGCTCCTGTAACTGAGTCAAAATGGCGACCATACTCCAGGTATCAAGGAACACATATTGTTCAACGTGGTGAAACACTTTTTGCTATTGCATTTCGTTATGATACTGATTACCGTAGCCTGGCGCGTTTAAACCATATTTCTCCCCCTTATTCATTAAGAGTTGGTCAGGTTTTAAATGTACGAGGAGGAGCTCGTCGGGTGCCTGTACAAAGACGAGTATCACAATTTAAACAATACCGACCAGCACCTATTGTTGTACCTCGAGTAATTCACTCGCCCACTCGACGCTACGCTCGTTCTGCTTCTGGATGGTTGTGGCCTGTTAGTGGACGTGTGGTTACGTCTTTTATTCCTGCTCAGGGTAAAAAGGGCATAAATATTGCTTGTAAGTCTGGGGAAAAAGTTATTGCTGCTTCAGGTGGTACAGTAGCTTATGCTGGAAGTGGTTTGTCAGGATATGGTAACTTAATTATCATAAAGCATAACAATGAGTTTTTGACCGCTTACGGCAATAATGCGCGAATTATGGTTTCTGAAGGGCAACATGTGAATGCCGGTCAAGTAATTGCTATTGCCGGAGTTATTGATCGTAAGTACACAGGTGTACATTTTGAAATCAGAAAAGCGGGGATTCCTGTCAACCCGTTGAATTATTTACAAAAAGGTTGA
- the rpoS gene encoding RNA polymerase sigma factor RpoS, whose amino-acid sequence MQNDDESIKDTEFKDEELPEISTDDEAFLMDDDDFEVLTEKDEGESELPDFSDDAAFPSFSRGKNAIKMMDATQLYLSEIGFSPLLSAEEEVHYATLALKGDVAARKKMIASNLRLVVKISRRYLNRGLPLLDLIEEGNLGLMKSVEKFDPNRGFRFSTYATWWIRQTIERAIMNQTRTIRLPIHVVKELNVYLRAARQLTQKLDHEPSPEEIAEMVDKPLEDVQKLLGLNDKVASVDTPIGFDENKSLLDTIADENSVNPAELLTNENLRLHIESLLDKLTENQQQVIARRFGLRGFEKATLEDVGKEIDLTRERVRQIQVEALKTLRGLLEKVGLTQEDLF is encoded by the coding sequence ATGCAAAATGACGATGAGTCAATTAAAGATACTGAATTTAAGGATGAGGAGTTGCCAGAAATAAGTACTGACGACGAGGCGTTCTTGATGGATGATGACGATTTTGAGGTCCTCACTGAAAAGGATGAGGGAGAATCTGAGTTACCTGATTTTTCGGATGATGCTGCTTTTCCTTCTTTTAGTCGCGGCAAAAATGCCATAAAAATGATGGATGCAACTCAATTGTATTTGAGTGAAATTGGATTCTCTCCCTTATTAAGTGCTGAGGAAGAAGTTCATTATGCAACGCTTGCGTTAAAAGGCGATGTTGCAGCGCGTAAAAAAATGATTGCATCGAATTTACGTTTGGTTGTTAAAATTTCTCGACGTTATCTTAACCGCGGACTTCCTTTACTTGATCTGATTGAGGAAGGAAATTTGGGGTTAATGAAATCCGTTGAAAAATTTGATCCAAATCGTGGTTTTAGATTCTCAACTTACGCTACTTGGTGGATTAGACAAACGATTGAACGTGCGATTATGAATCAAACTAGGACGATTCGTTTGCCCATTCATGTGGTTAAAGAACTTAACGTATACCTACGAGCAGCGCGCCAGCTTACTCAAAAGCTAGACCATGAGCCTTCACCGGAAGAAATTGCCGAAATGGTAGATAAGCCTTTAGAGGATGTGCAAAAGCTCTTGGGCTTGAATGATAAAGTTGCTTCTGTTGATACACCTATAGGCTTTGATGAAAACAAATCTTTGTTAGATACCATTGCCGATGAAAATAGTGTGAATCCAGCAGAGCTATTAACCAATGAGAATCTACGCCTTCATATCGAATCGCTTTTGGATAAGTTAACCGAAAACCAACAGCAAGTTATTGCTCGACGTTTTGGTTTACGTGGCTTCGAAAAAGCAACTTTGGAAGATGTGGGGAAAGAAATTGATCTTACTCGTGAGCGTGTACGTCAAATTCAGGTTGAAGCTCTAAAAACGCTACGTGGCCTGTTAGAGAAAGTAGGTTTAACCCAAGAAGATCTATTCTAA
- the hmgA gene encoding homogentisate 1,2-dioxygenase yields the protein MYLQGFGNYHQSEAVPGALPSNQNSPQNCNLGLYAEQLSGTSFTRPRHMNQHSWLYRILPSVVQGNYEPYKNELVKPYHPEQSPDPLRWSPIGNADNESDFINGLFHLAGCHLVTTYLYQCNRSMQHTYFADNDGELLFVPYIGEINLHTEFGRLNICPGMIAVIPRGVKFKVELISKEAKGYLCENSGNPLTLPQLGLIGSNGLANPRHFKYPTAAYEQQEQRVTLVCKHQNKLWSAPSTHSPLNVVAWHGNYAPYCYDLSLFNTINTVSFDHPDPSIFTVLTSESDTPGVANLDFVIFPPRWMVAEHTFRPPYFHRNYMNELMGLIRGEYDAKKEGFVPGGVSIHNCMTPHGPDQVSYEAATSKKLEPEAYLNTLAFMFETRDVWQVTEQAMDAQERQRNYADCWQGLKPAFKL from the coding sequence GTGTATCTGCAAGGTTTTGGCAATTATCATCAAAGCGAAGCGGTCCCAGGGGCATTACCAAGTAACCAAAATTCTCCGCAGAACTGTAATTTAGGTCTTTACGCAGAACAATTAAGCGGCACTTCGTTTACCCGACCCCGCCACATGAATCAACATAGTTGGCTTTATCGTATACTCCCTTCGGTGGTCCAAGGAAATTATGAACCCTACAAAAATGAATTAGTAAAACCTTATCATCCTGAACAATCTCCCGATCCATTACGCTGGTCACCTATTGGCAATGCAGATAACGAATCTGACTTCATTAATGGCTTGTTTCATCTTGCAGGATGCCATTTAGTAACAACCTATCTTTATCAGTGTAATCGTTCCATGCAACATACCTATTTTGCTGATAATGATGGCGAATTATTATTTGTACCTTATATAGGGGAAATAAACCTTCATACCGAATTTGGCAGGTTAAATATATGCCCAGGTATGATTGCCGTTATTCCTCGTGGGGTAAAATTTAAAGTAGAATTAATCAGCAAAGAGGCCAAAGGCTATTTATGTGAAAACTCGGGTAATCCTTTAACCCTACCGCAATTAGGGCTTATTGGTTCGAATGGATTAGCTAATCCACGTCATTTTAAATACCCAACAGCCGCATATGAACAGCAAGAGCAACGTGTTACTTTAGTTTGTAAACACCAAAACAAACTATGGAGCGCCCCCAGCACTCATTCCCCACTTAACGTGGTTGCCTGGCATGGAAATTATGCTCCGTATTGCTATGACTTAAGCTTATTTAATACCATTAATACGGTGAGCTTTGATCATCCCGATCCCTCTATTTTTACCGTGCTCACATCCGAAAGTGATACCCCGGGGGTCGCCAATCTTGATTTCGTTATTTTCCCTCCACGTTGGATGGTAGCAGAACATACCTTCCGACCACCCTATTTTCACCGAAACTACATGAATGAATTAATGGGGCTTATACGTGGCGAATATGATGCGAAAAAAGAGGGATTTGTGCCTGGTGGGGTGAGCATTCATAATTGCATGACACCGCACGGTCCTGATCAAGTAAGTTATGAAGCCGCTACTTCGAAGAAATTAGAGCCGGAAGCTTATTTAAATACCTTGGCTTTTATGTTTGAAACGCGTGATGTCTGGCAAGTTACTGAGCAAGCAATGGATGCCCAAGAACGACAAAGGAATTATGCGGATTGTTGGCAGGGCTTAAAGCCAGCTTTTAAGCTGTAG
- a CDS encoding YebC/PmpR family DNA-binding transcriptional regulator produces MAGHSKWANIKFRKGVQDAKRGKIFTKLIREITVAARMGGAEESSNPRLRDAIKKALAANMKRDTIDNAIKRGVGGLDGEAMVAMRYEGYGPGGVAVLVDCLSDNKNRTVSEVRHAFTKNGGNLGTDGSVAYLFTNQGEILMAVGVSEDQVMEVALDAGADDVSVEDGQIEVITPVEAYHSVLNALSEANLVVEQSQLTMRAQTLVPIDDESAESLMKMIDMLEDLDDVQEVYSNAEFSEKLLESMS; encoded by the coding sequence ATGGCAGGTCATAGTAAATGGGCGAATATTAAATTTCGCAAAGGAGTTCAAGACGCCAAGCGCGGTAAAATATTTACAAAACTAATTCGTGAAATTACTGTAGCCGCGCGCATGGGGGGAGCAGAAGAGTCTTCTAACCCGAGATTACGTGATGCAATTAAAAAAGCACTTGCTGCAAATATGAAACGCGACACAATTGATAATGCAATTAAACGTGGTGTTGGTGGACTGGATGGCGAGGCAATGGTTGCCATGCGTTACGAGGGTTATGGTCCAGGTGGTGTTGCTGTATTAGTCGATTGTTTATCTGATAATAAAAACCGTACGGTTTCTGAAGTGCGCCATGCCTTTACTAAAAATGGTGGTAATTTAGGAACAGATGGTTCTGTAGCTTATTTATTCACCAATCAAGGTGAAATTCTCATGGCTGTAGGCGTATCTGAAGATCAAGTAATGGAAGTTGCGCTTGATGCTGGGGCAGATGATGTTTCAGTTGAAGATGGACAAATTGAGGTAATTACTCCTGTAGAAGCTTACCATAGCGTATTAAATGCTCTGAGCGAGGCTAACTTGGTAGTAGAACAATCTCAATTAACAATGCGTGCTCAAACCTTAGTACCAATTGACGATGAATCAGCTGAGAGCTTGATGAAAATGATCGACATGCTGGAAGATTTAGATGACGTCCAGGAAGTTTACAGCAACGCTGAATTCTCCGAAAAACTTTTAGAATCAATGAGCTAA
- the ruvC gene encoding crossover junction endodeoxyribonuclease RuvC: MTVILGIDPGSRITGYGLIRQVGQKIEYVDSGCIRTTPTGELSQKLLQIYDGVCQLMDHYSPEEVAIEQVFMHQNPNSALKLGHARGVAMVAAASHRVKVSEYSAREIKQTVVGYGAAEKAQVGHMVVSLLSLNKAPQTDAADALAIAICHSHMRHKLSAIIGNTSVSLRRRRR; encoded by the coding sequence ATGACTGTCATTCTAGGTATTGATCCAGGCTCACGAATTACTGGTTATGGTTTAATCAGACAAGTAGGCCAGAAAATAGAATACGTGGATAGTGGGTGTATTCGTACTACACCTACTGGCGAGTTGAGCCAAAAGCTATTACAAATCTATGATGGCGTTTGCCAATTAATGGATCATTACAGTCCTGAAGAGGTAGCAATCGAGCAAGTGTTTATGCACCAAAACCCTAATTCTGCCTTGAAATTAGGCCATGCTCGTGGGGTTGCCATGGTTGCTGCTGCATCACATCGTGTAAAGGTCAGCGAATATTCTGCACGAGAAATCAAACAAACAGTTGTTGGCTATGGAGCTGCAGAGAAAGCTCAAGTAGGGCATATGGTAGTGAGTTTGTTGTCGTTAAATAAAGCACCACAAACAGACGCCGCAGATGCTTTGGCAATTGCTATTTGCCATAGCCATATGCGTCATAAATTATCTGCAATTATAGGCAATACCAGTGTTAGTTTAAGGAGAAGAAGACGATGA
- the ruvA gene encoding Holliday junction branch migration protein RuvA, with amino-acid sequence MIGWLDGQIVDKHQPGKLVVNVQGVGYDVETSLNTFFQLDSLHGSVGLHIHTVVREDALLLYGFLDKQERALFRALIKVNGVGPKMAMAILSSTTPNEFIQCIKQENAAFLTKLPGIGKKTAERLVVEMRDSIKQFTDSPTDALQAPVNVILGQDEAVSALEALGYKPQEALKAVNKVDDGTKSCEQLIREALQILATR; translated from the coding sequence ATGATTGGATGGCTTGATGGTCAAATAGTTGATAAGCATCAACCCGGCAAATTAGTAGTGAATGTCCAGGGGGTTGGCTATGATGTGGAAACCTCATTAAATACCTTTTTCCAGTTAGACAGCTTACATGGCTCTGTCGGTTTACATATTCATACCGTTGTTCGTGAAGATGCTTTGTTATTGTACGGTTTTTTAGATAAGCAAGAACGTGCATTGTTCCGGGCATTAATCAAAGTAAATGGTGTAGGTCCTAAAATGGCGATGGCTATTCTCTCCAGCACAACGCCTAATGAATTTATTCAATGCATAAAGCAGGAAAATGCTGCCTTTCTAACTAAACTACCCGGGATTGGTAAAAAGACTGCTGAGCGTTTGGTTGTCGAAATGCGGGATAGCATTAAGCAATTTACTGACTCACCTACGGATGCTTTACAGGCACCAGTAAACGTAATTCTTGGACAGGATGAAGCTGTAAGTGCGTTAGAAGCATTGGGTTATAAACCTCAAGAAGCGTTAAAAGCCGTGAATAAGGTTGATGATGGAACGAAGAGTTGTGAACAGCTAATTCGGGAAGCACTACAGATTTTAGCTACGCGTTAG
- a CDS encoding ATP-binding protein, with protein MKSSIRKFLLFNLLLAITITTTLTAIGNYYLDQKDIQDHLDTLMAVSALSYQALLGDDLHQRPLVKIQEALETIPQKVDNFYQKRFLNDEPPENYMDKFNFQVWTNGGNLLLHSSTAPKIPLASEVDGFSDKKIADQDWRVFTTYNAKAGVRTVLAERYDTRNELGHRIAQDDLYIMLLTFPLSGLLIWIIIGRGLDSLDKVTEEVANRAPSHLEPVDLQEVPEEIKPVIDELNKLFFRLKEGFEREKRFAADAAHELRTPLAALKTQAQVALHTNNIEEKNQALQKLIASVNRSTHVVQQLLTMSRLVPEAAHMDGMDEVNLSRLARETLAMLAPSAVEKQIDLEFESNAESLTIHGNSTALGILIRNLVDNAIRYCNENGHIVVRLSKQQHEMMLEVCDNGPGIPAELRARVFERFFRILGNKSPGSGLGLGIVQQICQLHNGRVELDAPTTGTGLIVRVFLPLDGEK; from the coding sequence GTGAAATCGTCTATACGAAAGTTCTTATTATTTAACTTATTGTTGGCTATTACGATTACCACTACTTTAACAGCCATTGGAAACTATTATCTTGATCAAAAAGATATTCAAGATCACCTAGATACGTTAATGGCTGTTTCCGCATTATCGTATCAGGCTCTTTTAGGTGATGACCTCCATCAACGTCCCCTTGTAAAAATTCAAGAAGCACTAGAAACGATTCCCCAAAAGGTAGATAACTTTTATCAAAAAAGATTTTTAAATGACGAACCACCAGAAAATTACATGGATAAATTTAATTTTCAGGTCTGGACCAATGGCGGAAACCTTTTATTACATTCATCAACAGCACCTAAAATCCCCCTTGCTTCAGAGGTTGATGGGTTTAGTGATAAAAAAATTGCAGATCAAGACTGGCGTGTATTTACCACCTATAATGCAAAAGCTGGGGTTCGCACTGTTTTAGCTGAGCGCTATGATACACGTAATGAATTAGGGCATCGTATTGCCCAAGATGATCTCTACATCATGCTCCTCACCTTTCCCCTATCGGGATTGTTAATATGGATTATTATTGGACGAGGTTTAGATAGCTTGGATAAGGTTACCGAGGAAGTAGCAAACCGTGCACCGAGTCATTTGGAACCAGTAGATTTGCAGGAAGTGCCAGAAGAAATAAAACCCGTTATTGATGAATTAAATAAGTTATTTTTTAGGTTAAAAGAAGGATTTGAACGAGAAAAACGTTTTGCAGCTGATGCCGCCCATGAACTACGCACGCCCCTTGCAGCCTTGAAAACCCAAGCCCAAGTTGCATTACATACGAATAATATTGAAGAAAAAAACCAAGCATTACAAAAGTTGATTGCGAGTGTAAACCGTAGTACTCACGTTGTGCAACAGCTATTAACTATGAGCCGCTTAGTTCCTGAAGCTGCTCACATGGATGGAATGGATGAGGTAAATCTGAGCCGTCTGGCTCGTGAGACGCTAGCGATGCTTGCCCCATCAGCAGTTGAAAAACAAATTGATTTAGAATTTGAAAGCAATGCAGAGAGTCTTACAATTCATGGAAACTCAACAGCACTTGGCATATTAATCCGTAATCTCGTAGATAATGCAATTCGCTATTGTAATGAAAATGGGCATATTGTTGTGCGGCTTTCTAAGCAACAACACGAAATGATGCTTGAGGTTTGCGATAACGGTCCAGGTATTCCAGCCGAATTACGCGCTCGTGTTTTTGAGCGCTTCTTCCGTATTTTGGGTAATAAAAGTCCTGGAAGTGGATTGGGACTTGGTATTGTTCAGCAAATTTGTCAGTTGCATAATGGACGCGTTGAGTTGGATGCACCGACAACAGGCACAGGGCTTATTGTTCGGGTGTTTTTACCGCTTGATGGGGAGAAGTAG